Proteins from one Salvelinus sp. IW2-2015 unplaced genomic scaffold, ASM291031v2 Un_scaffold4881, whole genome shotgun sequence genomic window:
- the LOC139026471 gene encoding meteorin-like protein, producing the protein MSPXLSXIXMYVLFLCCLSPCAADLCNWTGSGLAREAEANSRTVQQVRLRCTEGSVEWVYPGQALRVVLEPNLSSARHTTVCIKPFRSFNGASVYIERAGELDLLMTDGGRPEQVFCFPADGPQKPAIFLLANPQRDISQRAVGFRYELLGNRTTAPNLGQSVLQASCRPCNDTELLLAICSSDFVLYRSM; encoded by the exons ATGTCGCCAAKTCTAAGTSTGATTMRCATGTATGTActgttcctgtgctgtttgtctcCCTGCGCGGCAGACCTATGCAACTGGACTGGYAG TGGTTTGGCGCGTGAGGCTGAGGCTAACTCGCGGACTGTGCAGCAGGTGCGGCTGCGTTGCACGGAGGGTTCGGTGGAGTGGGTCTACCCGGGCCAGGCGCTTCGGGTCGTCCTGGAACCCAACCTGTCCTCTGCGCGCCACACAACGGTCTGTATCAAACCGTTCCGCAGCTTCAACGGCGCCAGCGTCTACATCGAGCGGGCTGGGGAACTGGACCTGTTGATGACGGATGGAGGGCGGCCGGAGCAGGTGTTCTGTTTCCCGGCGGACGGACCTCAGAAGCCAGCCATCTTCCTCCTGGCAAACCCGCAGAGGGATATCAGCCAACGCGCAGTAGGCTTCAGATATGAGTTGCTGGGCAATCGGACCACTGCGCCCAACCTCGGCCAAAGTGTATTGCAGG cTAGCTGCCGTCCCTGCAATGACACAGAGCTCCTCCTGGCCATCTGCAGCAGTGACTTTG TTCTCTATAGATCCATGTAG